From the genome of Geminocystis herdmanii PCC 6308, one region includes:
- a CDS encoding type II toxin-antitoxin system VapC family toxin encodes MASILTYLDSGVLIAAFRGNDLVSTQANFILDDSSRYFCSSNFVGLEILTKAKYHKQIEEINFYELFFASCQIWAEDLNIILALAESLASQYGLNALDALQIASAISIKADEFITTEKPTKPLHRVTDIKVTSLITI; translated from the coding sequence ATGGCATCGATTCTAACTTATTTAGACTCTGGTGTATTGATTGCCGCTTTTAGAGGAAATGATTTAGTGTCAACTCAAGCTAACTTTATTTTAGATGATTCTAGTCGTTATTTTTGTTCTAGTAATTTTGTCGGTTTAGAAATTTTAACTAAGGCTAAATATCATAAACAAATTGAAGAAATTAACTTTTATGAATTGTTTTTTGCCAGTTGTCAGATATGGGCGGAAGACTTAAATATAATTCTTGCTCTTGCAGAAAGTTTAGCTAGTCAGTATGGTTTAAATGCTTTAGATGCTTTACAAATTGCTAGTGCTATTTCTATTAAAGCTGACGAGTTTATCACTACAGAAAAACCAACAAAGCCTCTTCATCGAGTAACAGATATAAAAGTAACTTCTCTGATCACTATTTAA
- the lepB gene encoding signal peptidase I gives MSEKLQKESLQNTTNEKGYIRLEVIKEFAQTIAMAAVLSFGIRTFVAEARYIPSSSMEPTLQINDRLIIEKMTYRFQQPKRGDVVVFSATEALQKEGYNDDFIKRIIGLPKDEVMVRNGKVTVNGEIIREKYIAEAPQYDFGPVTVPEGEYLVLGDNRNNSYDSHYWGFVPRDKFIGRASLRFWPPERMGILDEKPVYADTINP, from the coding sequence ATGAGTGAAAAATTGCAAAAAGAATCATTGCAAAATACTACAAATGAAAAAGGGTATATTAGATTAGAAGTAATAAAAGAATTTGCACAAACCATCGCTATGGCGGCGGTTTTATCTTTTGGTATTCGTACTTTTGTCGCCGAAGCTCGATACATTCCTTCTTCTTCCATGGAGCCTACACTACAAATAAACGATCGTCTTATTATAGAAAAAATGACCTATCGTTTTCAACAACCAAAACGAGGAGATGTCGTGGTCTTTTCAGCTACAGAGGCATTGCAGAAAGAGGGTTATAACGATGATTTTATTAAAAGAATAATCGGTTTACCCAAAGATGAAGTCATGGTGCGTAATGGTAAAGTTACAGTTAATGGTGAGATAATCCGGGAGAAATATATTGCGGAAGCACCACAATATGATTTTGGACCTGTGACTGTACCCGAAGGAGAATATTTAGTTTTAGGAGACAATCGTAATAATAGCTATGATTCTCATTATTGGGGTTTTGTGCCACGAGACAAATTTATCGGTCGTGCCTCCCTTCGTTTTTGGCCTCCTGAAAGAATGGGAATCCTTGATGAAAAACCAGTTTACGCCGATACTATTAATCCGTAA
- a CDS encoding YqeG family HAD IIIA-type phosphatase, giving the protein MSRAKILQPDLVLGDVVIHLTPSLIQKYNLKGLVLDVDETLIPWNEKQLSSELINWVNDVRPIVDLWLVSNNLSENRIRSIASRLDLPFIFGAAKPSRRKLRQAVEAMNHPIEQIAMVGDRLFTDVLVGNRLGMFTIFVEPMVSSQDKLISLRNFEVWLSQKLGVSVYKT; this is encoded by the coding sequence ATGTCTAGGGCAAAAATATTACAACCTGATTTAGTTTTAGGAGATGTGGTTATTCATCTTACTCCTAGTTTGATTCAAAAATATAATTTGAAAGGGTTGGTGTTAGATGTCGATGAAACTCTAATACCTTGGAATGAAAAACAGTTATCTTCTGAATTGATTAACTGGGTTAATGATGTGCGCCCGATAGTTGATTTATGGTTAGTTAGTAATAATCTTAGTGAAAATCGTATTCGATCGATCGCTTCTAGGTTAGATTTACCGTTTATTTTTGGGGCGGCGAAACCTTCTCGCCGTAAACTTCGACAAGCTGTAGAAGCCATGAATCATCCCATTGAACAAATTGCTATGGTGGGCGATCGACTGTTTACAGATGTTTTAGTTGGTAATCGGCTAGGGATGTTTACCATTTTTGTTGAACCGATGGTATCATCTCAAGACAAATTAATCTCCCTGAGAAATTTTGAGGTGTGGTTATCTCAAAAACTGGGGGTTTCTGTTTACAAAACTTAA
- a CDS encoding TldD/PmbA family protein has protein sequence MLAEELLALTLKKGIHDAEVYQVNSYSRPLSFEANRLKQIESSQTTGIALRLWHNSRPGLVVAYGDFNGDDLIAKAKAISELNEPEQPLLNDRAKLIYPNSTSEPDIKSLIAQGKNSIEHITEKYPEVIVNLDIEWETETTTLVNSRGLYCQQTDNSYSASLGVELVRDEDFLGIYDGIYSHETLDLTTMIKTVLQKIQWAQKNITVNSGKMPVLFTPNAVVTLWETVTEALNGKKILDKSSPWSQSQGKQVIASCLNLRQQPDLQPYNCPFDDEGTISQPFSLIENGILKNFYTDKKTAQKLNIANTGNGFRPSLGSYPTPDLINLVIDEGNFSFEELIKNMGDGIIIDQILGEGADISGDFSFNIDLGYRVKQGEIIGRIKDTMTAGNVYDALLDVNLLGFDRAWSGSCYTPSIVIGNLSVTAE, from the coding sequence ATGTTAGCAGAAGAATTATTGGCATTAACTCTCAAAAAAGGCATTCATGATGCAGAAGTGTATCAAGTAAATTCCTACTCTCGCCCTCTTTCTTTTGAAGCTAATCGTTTAAAACAAATTGAAAGCTCTCAAACTACTGGTATCGCCTTGAGATTGTGGCATAATAGTCGCCCCGGTTTAGTGGTTGCCTACGGAGATTTTAATGGAGATGATTTAATTGCTAAAGCCAAGGCTATTTCTGAATTAAACGAACCTGAGCAACCTCTTTTAAACGATCGAGCCAAATTAATCTATCCTAATTCTACCTCAGAACCAGATATTAAATCCTTGATTGCTCAAGGGAAAAATTCGATCGAGCATATTACAGAAAAATATCCCGAAGTAATTGTAAATCTTGACATAGAATGGGAAACCGAAACCACCACCCTAGTTAACTCTCGTGGTTTATACTGCCAACAAACCGACAATAGTTATTCAGCTTCATTAGGAGTAGAATTAGTCAGAGACGAAGACTTTTTAGGCATTTATGACGGCATCTATAGCCATGAAACCCTTGATTTGACGACAATGATTAAGACAGTTTTACAGAAAATACAATGGGCGCAGAAAAATATCACCGTAAATAGTGGAAAAATGCCCGTCTTATTTACCCCTAATGCCGTCGTCACCCTCTGGGAAACCGTTACAGAAGCCTTAAACGGCAAGAAAATCCTCGATAAATCATCCCCTTGGAGTCAATCCCAAGGAAAACAAGTTATCGCCTCCTGTCTCAATCTCCGTCAGCAACCCGACTTACAACCCTATAATTGTCCATTTGACGATGAAGGTACAATTTCGCAACCCTTCTCACTCATTGAAAACGGTATCTTGAAGAATTTTTACACCGACAAAAAAACCGCCCAAAAATTAAATATTGCCAATACAGGTAACGGATTTCGTCCAAGTTTAGGTAGTTATCCTACCCCTGACTTAATTAATCTTGTCATCGATGAAGGTAATTTTTCCTTTGAGGAGTTAATCAAAAATATGGGAGATGGCATCATTATTGATCAAATTTTAGGGGAAGGTGCGGATATTTCGGGGGATTTTTCTTTCAATATCGACTTGGGTTATCGAGTCAAACAAGGAGAAATCATCGGTAGAATTAAAGACACCATGACGGCTGGAAATGTTTATGATGCCTTACTCGATGTTAACTTATTAGGGTTCGATCGAGCTTGGAGTGGTTCGTGTTATACACCCTCGATCGTTATCGGTAATCTTTCAGTCACGGCAGAATAG
- a CDS encoding histone deacetylase family protein, translating into MSLPVVYHPNYVTPLPEEHRFPMPKFKLLHELLLKDGIITPQSTYTPEIASNDILQLVHTRDYVENFCNGTLEPKKQRRIGLPWSEGLIKRTCTAVGGTLLTVKLALQQGICFNTAGGTHHAFPDYGSGFCIFNDLAIASRYLLQERLVKKILIVDLDVHQGDGTAFIFAQDDRVFTFSMHCEANFPYRKQNSDVDVALPIGLDDDGYLQILASYLPDLLTQVKPDIVLYDAGVDTHVGDRLGKLCLTDTGIYRREMQVISTCLAYGYPIAAVIGGGYSRNLNELVYRHSLLHRAGFACFKKNL; encoded by the coding sequence ATGAGTTTACCCGTTGTCTATCATCCTAATTATGTCACTCCCTTGCCCGAAGAACATCGTTTTCCCATGCCAAAGTTTAAACTATTACATGAATTGTTACTCAAAGACGGCATAATCACTCCTCAATCTACCTATACCCCTGAGATTGCCAGTAATGATATTTTACAATTAGTTCACACTAGGGATTATGTCGAAAACTTTTGCAATGGTACATTAGAACCTAAAAAACAAAGAAGAATCGGTTTGCCTTGGAGTGAAGGCTTAATAAAACGCACCTGTACCGCCGTAGGAGGCACACTATTAACCGTAAAATTAGCTTTACAGCAGGGGATATGTTTTAACACCGCAGGAGGCACTCATCACGCTTTTCCTGATTATGGTTCAGGTTTTTGTATTTTTAATGATTTAGCCATCGCATCTCGTTATTTATTACAAGAAAGATTAGTGAAAAAAATTTTGATAGTGGATTTAGACGTACATCAAGGAGATGGTACAGCCTTTATTTTCGCACAGGACGATCGAGTTTTCACTTTTTCCATGCACTGTGAAGCCAACTTTCCCTATCGTAAACAAAACAGCGATGTCGATGTCGCCTTACCCATCGGCTTAGATGATGACGGTTATCTACAAATTTTGGCTAGTTATCTTCCCGATTTACTTACCCAAGTGAAACCTGATATTGTTTTATATGATGCTGGTGTAGATACCCATGTAGGCGATCGACTAGGAAAATTATGTTTAACGGATACAGGAATATATCGCCGAGAAATGCAGGTTATTAGTACTTGTTTAGCCTATGGTTATCCCATCGCCGCCGTTATTGGCGGTGGTTATAGCCGTAACTTAAACGAATTAGTTTATCGTCATTCACTGTTACATCGTGCAGGTTTTGCCTGTTTTAAAAAAAATCTCTAA
- the gcvH gene encoding glycine cleavage system protein GcvH — MSLEYPDDLRYLDSHEYVRLDGEIATVGITAFAIEELGDIVFLELPELGDAIGVEDNIGTVESVKAVSEIYSPVSGTVIDRNEMLIESPESIVDDPYGEGWFIKVRLDNPDDDLEDTLSADEYKSLVEPEED, encoded by the coding sequence ATGAGCTTAGAATATCCTGATGATTTAAGATACCTTGATTCTCATGAGTATGTTCGTTTAGACGGTGAAATCGCTACGGTGGGCATTACTGCTTTTGCTATTGAGGAATTAGGAGATATTGTTTTTTTGGAGTTACCAGAATTGGGAGATGCCATTGGTGTTGAGGATAATATTGGTACTGTAGAATCGGTTAAGGCGGTGTCGGAAATTTATTCTCCTGTATCGGGTACAGTAATCGATCGTAATGAAATGTTAATTGAATCTCCAGAATCGATCGTAGATGATCCCTATGGGGAGGGTTGGTTTATAAAGGTTAGACTAGATAATCCTGATGATGACTTAGAAGATACTTTATCGGCGGATGAGTATAAATCCTTAGTTGAACCTGAAGAAGACTAA
- a CDS encoding type II toxin-antitoxin system HicB family antitoxin — protein sequence MKIKAIIHTAEEGGYWAEVPILQGCYTQGETIEEVLENLQEVISLYAEDEPENLNPYLKNYSIVSKV from the coding sequence ATGAAAATTAAAGCAATAATTCATACTGCCGAAGAGGGTGGATATTGGGCAGAAGTACCAATTCTTCAAGGATGCTATACCCAAGGAGAAACCATTGAAGAAGTTTTAGAAAATCTTCAAGAAGTAATAAGTTTGTATGCAGAAGATGAACCAGAAAATCTTAATCCTTATTTAAAAAATTATTCGATCGTCTCAAAGGTATAA
- the aat gene encoding leucyl/phenylalanyl-tRNA--protein transferase — translation MIDIPSIIQGYAHGNFLMADDYQQLGWYSSNQRTLIPLDDRFRYPKSLQRVLNKNTFSVAINRDFLGVCQGCAHRDTTWISSELIDIYLQLNQAGWAYSFETWQDDKLAGGILGIVIRGAFIGESMFFNIPNASKVAMVKLVEHLRSNNFVLFDAQMQNPHLERFGSYIIDNREYMKLLTQALDNQCNFIDEDRKY, via the coding sequence ATGATAGATATTCCGTCTATTATTCAAGGTTATGCCCACGGTAATTTTTTAATGGCTGACGATTATCAGCAGTTGGGATGGTATTCTAGTAACCAAAGAACTTTAATTCCTCTGGACGATCGATTTCGTTACCCTAAATCTCTACAACGGGTATTAAATAAAAATACTTTTTCTGTAGCAATCAATCGAGATTTTTTAGGAGTTTGTCAGGGTTGCGCCCATCGAGATACCACTTGGATTTCATCGGAATTAATCGACATTTATCTACAATTGAATCAAGCGGGGTGGGCTTATAGTTTTGAAACATGGCAAGATGATAAATTAGCAGGAGGTATCTTAGGTATTGTGATTAGAGGAGCATTTATTGGGGAATCGATGTTTTTTAATATTCCTAATGCTTCTAAGGTGGCGATGGTTAAATTAGTAGAACATCTTCGATCGAACAACTTTGTATTATTTGATGCTCAAATGCAAAATCCCCATTTAGAAAGATTTGGTTCTTATATCATCGACAATAGAGAGTATATGAAATTGTTAACTCAAGCTCTGGATAATCAGTGTAATTTTATTGATGAGGATAGAAAATATTAG
- a CDS encoding EAL domain-containing protein, with translation MNWMLSSRKLNSYHKSLNYLDRCIYLCGDLDSASIDLDTINIPIALVKTDTHKLIYSNTSFQQIFSSYHHNLEDNPLENYIKPYTVEQIFALATENPYLLIPQNSTIENRQFNDLYSLSLNIVTWKGEKVIIAIFHPITHKSIVDLTAELSHLSSLLNNLPSVVYRCRLDERWTCEYISQNCWDLTGYESIDFIKNNKISFQDLIYPCDRAFVTQEVNTALASHTMYQLEYRIVHKSGGVKWVWEQGQGIYSPTGEILFLEGLIIDITEKRKIEQEKSLLLNITQAVTTSVDFETALLYTLQKVCQETDWDFGEAWLPDSEGEFFYYSTSWFAPEKNEQVCHDCDQSSDKISLADFTKESYNFFFQSSVGLPGNIWKEKQAIWVKDITQEDWFLRRELAKKCGLKTAFGVPVLAGEEVVAILIFFCRQCLSIDENLLQVVETIASQLGTVFKHKQIELELYQSQRQLATIVDSTSGMFFRIACDEHWAKDYISQGCEKLTGYAVSELLVKGKIDLAKFTHPLDLQQVLIVIKTNLEKRQNYTIEYRIFTKNNQEKWVWEKGKGIFNREGKLLGIEGWITDISDRKHMEEALNKAENRYRHFFENAIEGIFQSTADGYYLNANNALAKIYGYDTPLQLMQNLNDIDNCLYVQPDRRKEFKQILEQQEAITNFESQVYRRDGTIIWISENARAVRNSHGDLLYYEGTVEDVTKYRETQEKLHHQAFYDNLTQLPNRTLFLQHLSNSIHKLREFSDAGYQFSVLFLDCDRFKAVNDSLGHGVGDLLLVAIGERLQTCLGEKDIVARLGGDEFTILCDEITDIKDVVKLAETIYSAFKPPFMVNQHQLYCGVSMGIFFSSSVDIEEYNYLSPAQVLQYADTALYKAKSQKRGYYQVFQGQMQNEALEELELENEIRQGLIEEEFCLYYQPIMEIYSGKIKGFESLIRWNHPQKGLMTPNQFIDLAEQTGLIIPMGFSILKQACHQLTKWHNQLSTYNPHHQDLPILSVNLSCQEFNTENFLTIIDEIIEETGINPNYIKLEITESCCIFQEEFTVDILQQIIDRKMQLWIDDFGTGYSSLSYLHKLPIHGLKLDRYFTANLEENPNKVKIVKAILSLAQDLGLEVVAEGIETKEQLIILEEIGCKLGQGYLFSRPLCPENAFDFFHYPRCM, from the coding sequence ATGAACTGGATGTTAAGTAGTCGAAAATTAAATAGTTATCATAAGTCTCTTAATTACCTCGATCGATGTATATATTTATGTGGTGATCTGGATTCAGCATCCATTGATTTAGATACTATTAATATTCCCATTGCCTTAGTGAAAACGGATACCCATAAATTAATTTATAGTAATACCAGTTTTCAACAAATCTTTAGTAGTTACCACCATAACCTAGAAGATAATCCCCTCGAAAATTATATCAAGCCTTATACCGTTGAACAAATTTTTGCCTTAGCCACAGAAAATCCTTACTTATTGATTCCTCAAAATTCCACCATCGAAAATAGGCAATTTAACGATTTATATAGTTTATCTCTCAATATTGTGACGTGGAAAGGAGAAAAAGTGATCATCGCTATATTTCATCCTATTACCCATAAATCGATCGTCGATTTAACCGCAGAATTATCTCATTTATCTTCTTTACTTAACAACCTTCCTTCCGTAGTTTATCGTTGTCGTCTTGATGAAAGATGGACTTGTGAGTATATTAGTCAAAATTGCTGGGATTTGACGGGGTATGAATCCATCGATTTTATCAAGAATAATAAGATTAGTTTTCAAGATTTAATTTATCCGTGCGATCGAGCATTTGTAACTCAAGAAGTTAATACAGCTTTAGCATCTCATACCATGTACCAATTAGAATATAGAATAGTCCATAAATCTGGTGGTGTCAAGTGGGTATGGGAACAAGGGCAGGGAATATACTCTCCTACAGGCGAAATCTTATTTTTAGAAGGATTAATAATAGATATTACCGAGAAAAGAAAAATCGAACAAGAAAAATCTTTATTACTCAATATCACCCAAGCCGTTACCACTTCTGTGGATTTTGAAACTGCCCTACTTTATACCCTACAAAAAGTATGTCAAGAAACAGACTGGGATTTTGGGGAAGCATGGTTGCCTGATAGTGAAGGGGAATTTTTTTATTATTCTACCTCATGGTTTGCTCCTGAAAAAAATGAACAAGTGTGCCATGATTGCGATCAATCGAGTGATAAAATTTCTTTAGCAGATTTTACCAAAGAAAGTTATAATTTTTTCTTTCAATCTTCCGTCGGTTTACCCGGTAATATTTGGAAAGAAAAACAAGCTATATGGGTAAAAGATATAACCCAAGAAGATTGGTTTTTACGGCGAGAATTAGCTAAAAAATGTGGCTTAAAAACAGCTTTTGGAGTGCCGGTTTTAGCAGGAGAAGAAGTAGTTGCTATTTTAATCTTTTTCTGTCGTCAATGTCTCAGCATCGATGAAAATTTACTCCAAGTAGTGGAAACCATTGCTTCTCAATTAGGTACAGTATTTAAACATAAACAAATAGAATTAGAGTTATATCAAAGTCAACGCCAATTAGCTACTATTGTTGACTCCACTTCAGGAATGTTTTTTAGAATTGCTTGTGATGAGCATTGGGCAAAAGATTATATTAGCCAAGGATGCGAAAAATTGACAGGTTATGCCGTGTCAGAATTATTAGTTAAAGGAAAAATTGACTTAGCAAAATTTACTCATCCCCTCGATTTACAGCAGGTGTTAATTGTTATTAAAACTAACCTTGAAAAACGCCAAAACTATACCATTGAATATCGTATTTTTACCAAAAATAACCAAGAAAAATGGGTGTGGGAAAAAGGAAAAGGTATTTTTAATCGAGAAGGTAAATTATTAGGTATCGAAGGTTGGATTACAGACATCAGCGATCGAAAACACATGGAAGAAGCCTTAAATAAAGCTGAAAATCGTTATCGTCATTTTTTTGAGAATGCCATAGAAGGAATTTTTCAAAGCACTGCCGATGGTTATTATCTTAACGCTAATAATGCCTTAGCTAAAATTTATGGCTATGATACTCCCTTACAACTGATGCAAAATTTGAATGATATTGACAATTGCTTATATGTGCAACCTGACAGGAGAAAGGAATTTAAACAAATATTAGAGCAACAGGAAGCTATTACTAACTTTGAATCTCAAGTTTATCGTCGAGATGGTACGATTATTTGGATTTCCGAAAATGCCCGTGCCGTCAGAAATAGTCATGGAGATTTACTCTATTATGAAGGTACGGTGGAAGATGTGACTAAATATCGTGAAACCCAAGAAAAATTACACCATCAAGCCTTTTACGACAATCTGACTCAATTACCTAATCGCACTCTTTTCTTACAACATCTTAGTAACAGTATTCATAAATTGAGAGAATTTTCTGATGCTGGGTATCAGTTTAGCGTTTTATTCCTTGATTGCGATCGATTTAAAGCCGTCAATGATAGTTTAGGGCATGGAGTAGGAGACTTATTATTGGTTGCCATCGGAGAAAGATTACAAACTTGTCTAGGAGAAAAAGACATTGTTGCTAGACTTGGGGGAGATGAATTTACTATTTTGTGTGATGAAATCACCGATATTAAAGATGTGGTGAAATTAGCAGAAACCATCTACTCCGCCTTTAAACCTCCTTTTATGGTTAATCAACATCAATTATACTGCGGGGTAAGTATGGGTATATTTTTTAGTAGTAGCGTTGATATTGAAGAATATAACTATTTAAGCCCTGCCCAAGTCTTACAATATGCTGATACTGCCTTATACAAAGCAAAATCTCAAAAACGGGGTTATTATCAAGTATTTCAAGGGCAAATGCAAAATGAAGCCTTAGAAGAATTGGAATTAGAAAATGAAATTAGACAAGGTTTAATTGAAGAAGAATTTTGTCTTTATTATCAACCAATAATGGAGATTTATAGCGGAAAAATTAAAGGATTTGAGAGTTTAATTCGTTGGAATCATCCCCAAAAAGGATTAATGACTCCTAATCAATTTATTGATTTAGCCGAGCAAACGGGCTTAATTATTCCTATGGGTTTTAGTATCTTAAAACAAGCCTGTCATCAGTTAACAAAATGGCATAATCAACTCTCAACATATAATCCCCATCATCAAGATTTACCGATTCTTAGTGTTAATTTATCCTGTCAAGAATTTAATACGGAAAACTTTTTAACTATCATTGATGAAATCATCGAAGAAACGGGGATAAATCCGAACTATATTAAGTTAGAAATTACTGAAAGTTGTTGTATTTTTCAAGAAGAATTTACTGTGGATATTTTACAACAAATAATCGATCGAAAAATGCAATTATGGATAGATGATTTTGGTACAGGATATTCTAGTTTAAGCTATTTACATAAATTACCTATTCACGGTTTAAAGCTCGATCGATATTTTACCGCTAATCTCGAAGAAAATCCCAATAAAGTAAAAATAGTCAAAGCCATTTTATCCTTAGCACAAGACTTAGGCTTAGAAGTCGTAGCCGAAGGAATTGAAACCAAAGAACAACTGATCATCTTAGAAGAAATAGGCTGTAAACTAGGACAAGGTTACTTATTTTCTCGCCCTTTATGCCCAGAAAATGCCTTTGATTTTTTCCACTATCCCCGTTGTATGTAA
- the recF gene encoding DNA replication/repair protein RecF (All proteins in this family for which functions are known are DNA-binding proteins that assist the filamentation of RecA onto DNA for the initiation of recombination or recombinational repair.) — protein sequence MFLNSLKLSYFRNYIEEEVIFNSNKIIILGDNAQGKSNLLESIELLSTLKSHRTSRDQDLVYKDRIYSKIIANISRKFTDYNLGIMLPFKGKRELTVNHEKVSKNLDFLGVVNMVLFSSLDIDLVRGSPEYRRIWVDNLLIQLEPVYSYIIKQYNLVLKQRNALLKNFKKLGINSYYELSPSQELELKLWDDKLIENGCRVMRRRGRVLQKLEPFAKFWHTQISDKTEKLDIIYLPNIAYKKDDIEEIHHNIKLQIEDKRNSEISIATTLVGPHRDEIDFIINDSTARNYGSQGQQRTLVLALKLAELQLIEEVIGEPPLLLLDDVMAELDLKRQHQLLDSLGNRFQTFITTTHLNYFDDKLLKESQIIKIDKGRIKN from the coding sequence ATGTTTTTAAATAGTCTTAAACTAAGTTATTTTCGTAATTATATTGAAGAAGAAGTTATTTTTAATAGTAATAAAATTATTATATTAGGAGATAATGCCCAAGGAAAATCAAATTTATTAGAATCGATCGAACTCTTATCAACCTTAAAAAGTCATCGTACCAGTAGAGATCAAGACTTAGTGTATAAAGATCGAATTTATAGTAAAATTATAGCAAATATTAGTCGTAAATTTACTGATTATAACTTAGGCATTATGTTGCCCTTTAAAGGCAAAAGAGAACTAACAGTTAACCATGAAAAAGTTAGTAAAAATTTAGACTTTTTAGGAGTAGTTAATATGGTACTTTTTTCTAGTTTAGATATAGATTTAGTCAGAGGTTCACCCGAATATAGAAGGATTTGGGTTGATAATCTTTTAATTCAATTAGAACCAGTTTATTCTTATATTATTAAACAATATAACTTAGTCTTAAAACAAAGAAATGCTCTCTTAAAAAACTTTAAAAAATTAGGCATTAATAGCTATTATGAATTATCTCCTTCCCAAGAATTAGAGTTAAAATTATGGGATGATAAATTAATCGAAAATGGTTGTCGAGTCATGAGAAGAAGGGGGAGAGTTTTACAAAAATTAGAACCTTTTGCTAAATTTTGGCATACTCAAATAAGTGATAAAACTGAAAAATTAGACATTATTTATCTCCCTAATATTGCCTATAAAAAAGATGATATTGAGGAAATACACCACAATATTAAGCTACAAATTGAAGATAAGCGTAACTCAGAAATTTCGATCGCAACTACATTAGTAGGACCTCATCGAGACGAAATTGATTTTATCATCAACGATTCTACCGCTAGAAATTATGGCTCTCAAGGACAACAAAGAACATTGGTACTAGCTCTTAAATTAGCAGAATTGCAACTAATAGAGGAAGTAATTGGCGAACCTCCGTTGTTATTATTAGATGATGTAATGGCAGAATTAGACTTAAAACGACAACACCAATTATTAGATTCATTGGGAAATCGTTTTCAAACTTTTATTACCACGACTCACTTAAATTATTTTGACGATAAATTATTAAAAGAATCCCAAATTATTAAAATCGACAAAGGAAGAATTAAGAATTAA
- a CDS encoding SHOCT domain-containing protein has protein sequence MAKNYFVYQNNQDLERIYRAIIVWFKAKQYEVEGIEKQDIYLIQARKTGAIRTLLGTNLAFKIQIYISQDKFTNQREFIIETSRGKWFQNIAGAGFAGIFTGGFTVLTGVANAGWGLVLENELLSYVENDLNYSRIKADIDNINPPNIEIKKPDFSYQNNVFKNPNQKQIIEELEKEINKLEIAFGDEILTESEFLRKKNLLEKQIDDYEVNFLLEDKIKKLQDAFSQGILDQDEYEEKLQELESNTRDKILQERRLQRNKDKISKLKEALDNGIITKQEYQAKISNL, from the coding sequence ATGGCAAAAAATTATTTCGTATATCAAAATAATCAAGATTTAGAAAGAATATATCGAGCGATTATTGTTTGGTTTAAAGCAAAACAATATGAAGTAGAAGGAATTGAAAAACAAGATATTTATTTGATTCAAGCACGAAAAACAGGCGCAATTAGAACATTATTAGGCACTAATTTAGCCTTTAAAATCCAGATTTATATTTCCCAAGATAAATTTACTAATCAAAGGGAATTTATCATTGAAACCAGTCGAGGAAAGTGGTTTCAAAATATCGCTGGAGCTGGTTTTGCTGGTATATTTACAGGAGGATTTACCGTTTTAACGGGGGTTGCCAATGCGGGTTGGGGTTTGGTTTTAGAAAATGAGTTATTATCCTATGTGGAAAATGACTTAAACTATAGTCGAATTAAAGCAGATATTGATAATATTAATCCCCCTAATATTGAAATCAAAAAACCAGATTTTTCTTATCAAAATAATGTTTTTAAAAATCCTAATCAAAAACAGATTATTGAGGAATTAGAAAAAGAAATTAATAAATTAGAGATAGCTTTTGGGGATGAAATCTTAACAGAAAGTGAATTTTTAAGGAAAAAAAATCTTCTGGAAAAACAAATAGATGATTATGAAGTTAATTTTCTCCTTGAAGATAAAATAAAAAAATTGCAAGATGCTTTTTCTCAAGGTATTTTAGATCAAGATGAGTATGAAGAAAAACTCCAAGAATTAGAATCTAATACTAGGGATAAAATTTTACAAGAAAGACGTTTGCAACGCAATAAAGATAAGATTTCAAAACTCAAGGAGGCTTTAGATAATGGTATTATTACTAAGCAAGAATATCAAGCAAAAATTTCTAATCTCTAA